One genomic region from Knoellia sp. p5-6-4 encodes:
- a CDS encoding thioredoxin domain-containing protein yields MANRLATSTSPYLLQHADNPVDWWEWCPAAFEEARRRDVPVLLSVGYAACHWCHVMAHQSFEDEGVAEVLNRDFVSVKVDREERPDIDAVYMQATTALTGQGGWPMTCFLTPDGEPFYCGTYFPRDHFLQLLQAVHETWRGQRDRVLETSGSIVARLREMGGPLPARPVGEDVLASAVARLLGQFDDERGGFGGAPKFPPSMVLEFLLRHHGRTGSRDALYMAERTCEAMARGGMYDQLGGGFARYAVDADWVVPHFEKMLYDNAQLLRVYAHLHRTTGSPLARRVALETAEFLLRDLRTGHGAFASALDADTDGVEGLTYAWTPAQLVEVLGPDDGRRAAELLGVTDRGTFEHGTSTLQLRRDPDDPDWWRHTRERLLRVRQERPQPARDDKVVTGWNGLAVAGLSDAGVLLDEPALVEAAGACADHVVGTHLVDGRLRRASRDGAVGAAAGVLDDYGNLAEGLLALHQATADPRWLEVAGSLLDTARSRFGDGSGGFHDTADDAEALFTRPRGQGDNAEPSGQSAMAGALLSYSALSGSPEHRAAADAALAASGLVASRDPRFAGWTLAAAEAAAAGPLQVAVAHSRAQTEQAQPLVEQVRRSLSPGLVLAHGEPGTPGIPLLEGRPLVDGRPTAYVCRGFVCDAPVTSAEALEAALASATQAP; encoded by the coding sequence ATGGCCAACCGTCTGGCGACGTCCACCTCCCCCTACCTGCTCCAGCACGCCGACAACCCGGTCGACTGGTGGGAGTGGTGCCCGGCGGCCTTCGAGGAGGCCCGGCGGCGCGACGTGCCCGTGCTGCTCTCGGTGGGGTATGCCGCGTGCCACTGGTGCCACGTCATGGCGCACCAGTCGTTCGAGGACGAGGGTGTCGCCGAGGTCCTCAACCGCGACTTCGTGTCGGTGAAGGTCGACCGCGAGGAGCGGCCCGACATCGACGCCGTCTACATGCAGGCCACCACGGCGCTCACCGGTCAGGGCGGCTGGCCGATGACCTGCTTCCTCACCCCGGACGGCGAACCGTTCTACTGCGGCACCTACTTCCCCCGCGACCACTTCCTCCAGCTGCTCCAGGCGGTCCACGAGACGTGGCGAGGCCAGCGGGACCGGGTGCTCGAGACCAGCGGCTCGATCGTGGCCCGCCTGCGCGAGATGGGCGGGCCACTGCCCGCCCGGCCGGTCGGCGAGGACGTGCTCGCGAGCGCCGTCGCGCGGCTGCTGGGGCAGTTCGACGACGAGCGTGGCGGTTTCGGTGGCGCCCCCAAGTTCCCGCCGTCGATGGTGCTGGAGTTCCTGCTGCGCCACCACGGTCGCACCGGCTCGCGCGACGCCCTCTACATGGCCGAGCGGACCTGCGAGGCGATGGCGCGCGGCGGGATGTACGACCAGCTCGGCGGCGGCTTCGCGCGGTACGCGGTCGACGCCGACTGGGTCGTCCCCCACTTCGAGAAGATGCTCTACGACAACGCCCAGCTGCTGCGGGTCTACGCGCACCTGCACCGCACGACCGGTTCGCCGCTCGCCCGGCGCGTGGCGCTCGAGACCGCCGAGTTCCTGTTGCGCGACCTGCGGACCGGGCACGGCGCGTTCGCCTCGGCGCTCGATGCCGACACCGACGGCGTGGAGGGCCTGACCTACGCGTGGACGCCCGCGCAGCTCGTCGAGGTGCTCGGACCCGACGACGGGCGTCGCGCCGCCGAACTGCTGGGTGTCACCGACCGCGGCACCTTCGAGCACGGCACCTCGACCCTGCAGCTGCGGCGCGACCCGGACGACCCCGACTGGTGGCGGCACACCCGCGAGCGCCTGCTGAGGGTGCGCCAGGAGCGCCCGCAGCCGGCCCGCGACGACAAGGTGGTCACCGGGTGGAACGGGCTGGCCGTCGCCGGCCTCAGCGACGCCGGCGTGCTGCTCGACGAGCCCGCTCTCGTCGAGGCGGCCGGGGCGTGCGCCGACCACGTGGTGGGCACCCACCTGGTGGACGGCCGCCTGCGCAGGGCGTCGCGCGACGGGGCGGTCGGCGCTGCGGCCGGTGTGCTCGACGACTACGGCAACCTCGCCGAGGGGCTGCTCGCCCTCCACCAGGCCACGGCCGACCCGCGCTGGCTCGAGGTCGCCGGAAGCCTGCTCGACACCGCGCGGTCGCGGTTCGGCGACGGCAGCGGCGGCTTCCACGACACCGCCGACGACGCCGAGGCCCTGTTCACCCGGCCGCGCGGCCAGGGAGACAACGCCGAGCCCTCGGGCCAGTCCGCGATGGCGGGCGCCCTGCTCTCCTACTCGGCCCTCAGTGGCAGCCCGGAGCACCGAGCCGCCGCCGACGCCGCCTTGGCCGCGTCGGGGCTGGTCGCCTCACGCGACCCGCGGTTCGCCGGCTGGACGCTGGCGGCCGCCGAGGCCGCGGCGGCGGGTCCCCTGCAGGTCGCCGTCGCCCACTCCCGGGCCCAGACGGAGCAGGCGCAGCCGCTGGTCGAGCAGGTGCGGCGCTCCCTCTCCCCCGGGCTGGTCCTCGCCCACGGCGAGCCGGGCACCCCCGGCATACCGCTGCTCGAGGGGCGGCCGCTCGTCGACGGCCGCCCGACGGCCTACGTGTGCCGCGGCTTCGTGTGCGACGCCCCGGTCACCAGCGCGGAGGCACTGGAGGCGGCACTGGCGAGCGCCACGCAGGCGCCCTAG
- a CDS encoding histone deacetylase, whose protein sequence is MHVWYASYGSNLSRDRFLCYLRGGRPEGAARTYPGARDRSHPLGDTALELPGQVFFGWHSPTWDGGVAFYDASSPSQALARAYLITESQFADVAAQEMHRDPGQDLDLSTVLEERQHSLGPGRYESLHLVGELEGHPVLTFTNPESAELPHNPPSEPYLTMVAKGLREAHEHADDALVDYLLDCPGVWPHWTREQVVDLVAA, encoded by the coding sequence GTGCACGTCTGGTACGCCAGCTATGGCTCGAACCTCTCCCGCGACCGCTTCCTCTGCTACCTGAGGGGCGGTCGTCCTGAGGGCGCGGCCCGGACGTACCCTGGCGCCCGGGACCGGTCCCATCCCCTGGGGGACACCGCCCTCGAGCTGCCCGGCCAGGTCTTCTTCGGCTGGCACTCGCCGACGTGGGACGGTGGCGTGGCCTTCTACGACGCCAGCTCGCCCAGCCAGGCACTCGCGCGGGCCTACCTCATCACGGAGAGCCAGTTCGCCGACGTCGCTGCCCAGGAGATGCACCGTGACCCGGGGCAGGACCTCGACCTCAGCACGGTGCTCGAGGAGCGCCAGCACAGCCTGGGCCCCGGCCGCTACGAGTCGCTGCACCTGGTGGGGGAGCTCGAGGGGCACCCGGTGCTGACGTTCACCAATCCCGAGAGCGCGGAGCTGCCGCACAACCCGCCGTCGGAGCCCTACCTGACGATGGTGGCCAAGGGGCTGCGGGAGGCCCACGAGCACGCCGACGACGCGCTGGTGGACTACCTGCTCGACTGCCCCGGGGTCTGGCCCCACTGGACACGCGAGCAGGTCGTCGACCTCGTCGCCGCCTAG
- a CDS encoding TPM domain-containing protein has product MDARRSRQLRVMAACALAAACLGAAPAPTQAVSDVVVSVPAGAGAHGWHADAPFNVTEQITDRAGVLTGEVDALQVELDALRSEHNLQLYVVYVKSFDGTSPQTWTEQTFERSGLGGNDVLMAVAVDDRRYATWTTEESGLTPEEDSAVRSDYIEPRLAEDDWAGAVRAAADGYGKAAAGELSGDGGSAGGGSGGGLSPWLLLLPAGAVGAYAVARRRSRRRGQPGAWPPGQGPQHPPVPTEELRRRAAAALVEVDDAIRSSADELSFAEAQFGVQATRPFKEALESARASAAEAFRLQRELQDQESAGQVDEVTVRSRLEQIIELAGGADQRLDAQEAEFTRLRNLQATIPQFLAELRVRLGEVRRRVPVAEQELAGLSAQYLPEALRTVAGNVTQATQLLDSAEDFVETGEENLRERDDRPAAVAAGRAAEEAVGQADRLLTSVGNARQELATAATRLDAALASISSDVADAERLGADDQLTRTALAAAREAISRGTAAREGGDPLEALRVLGRAERDLDNALSRYREAEQQRQRSRQLLDQRMAQVRARIASIDEWIQSRRGAVGNRARMHIANALRLCDEAAARADDDPQQAGALLNQAEAEGEEALRSAQDDVDSWGPPGGNTWGTPTGGGRRGLDPTSLILGGILSGGFGGGWGGGRGGGWGGSQGGFGGGGGGGGFGGGGGF; this is encoded by the coding sequence GTGGACGCCAGAAGGTCACGACAGCTGCGGGTGATGGCCGCCTGTGCGCTCGCGGCCGCCTGCCTCGGGGCCGCGCCGGCGCCGACGCAGGCCGTCTCGGACGTGGTGGTGTCGGTGCCGGCGGGCGCGGGGGCACACGGCTGGCACGCCGACGCGCCGTTCAACGTCACGGAGCAGATCACGGACCGCGCCGGCGTGCTGACCGGCGAGGTCGACGCGCTTCAGGTGGAGCTCGACGCCCTGCGCTCCGAGCACAACCTGCAGCTCTACGTCGTCTACGTGAAGAGCTTCGACGGCACGAGCCCGCAGACCTGGACCGAGCAGACCTTCGAGCGCTCCGGGCTGGGCGGCAACGACGTGCTGATGGCCGTCGCCGTGGACGACCGCCGCTACGCCACCTGGACCACGGAGGAGTCCGGACTGACGCCCGAGGAGGACAGCGCGGTCCGCTCCGACTACATCGAGCCCCGGCTGGCCGAGGACGACTGGGCCGGCGCCGTGCGTGCCGCCGCAGACGGCTACGGCAAGGCTGCCGCCGGCGAGCTGTCCGGGGACGGCGGTTCGGCCGGCGGGGGCTCAGGTGGTGGCCTGTCCCCATGGCTGCTGCTCCTTCCCGCTGGCGCGGTGGGGGCGTATGCCGTCGCGAGACGCCGCTCGCGTCGCCGGGGCCAGCCCGGGGCCTGGCCGCCGGGACAGGGGCCGCAGCATCCGCCCGTGCCGACCGAGGAGCTGCGCCGGCGGGCCGCCGCGGCCCTGGTCGAGGTCGACGACGCGATCCGCTCCTCGGCCGACGAGCTGTCCTTCGCCGAGGCGCAGTTCGGCGTGCAGGCGACCCGCCCGTTCAAGGAGGCGCTGGAGAGTGCTCGGGCCAGTGCCGCCGAGGCGTTTCGGCTCCAGCGCGAGCTGCAGGACCAGGAGTCTGCCGGCCAGGTGGACGAGGTGACCGTTCGCTCCCGGCTCGAGCAGATCATCGAGCTGGCCGGCGGCGCGGACCAGCGGCTCGACGCCCAGGAGGCCGAGTTCACCCGCCTGCGGAACCTCCAGGCCACGATCCCCCAGTTCCTGGCCGAGCTGCGGGTTCGCCTGGGTGAGGTGCGGCGACGCGTACCCGTGGCCGAGCAGGAGCTGGCCGGCCTGTCGGCACAGTACCTGCCCGAAGCGCTGCGGACGGTCGCGGGCAACGTCACCCAGGCCACGCAGCTGCTCGACTCGGCCGAGGACTTCGTCGAGACCGGCGAGGAGAATCTGCGCGAGCGCGACGACCGTCCTGCCGCGGTGGCCGCGGGCCGCGCGGCGGAGGAGGCAGTCGGCCAGGCCGACCGGCTGCTGACGTCGGTCGGCAACGCTCGCCAAGAGCTCGCGACCGCTGCCACCCGGCTCGATGCCGCCCTGGCGTCCATCTCCTCCGACGTCGCCGACGCCGAGCGGCTCGGCGCCGACGACCAGCTCACGCGCACGGCCCTGGCCGCGGCCCGCGAGGCCATCTCCCGGGGCACGGCAGCCCGGGAGGGCGGCGACCCGCTCGAGGCGCTTCGGGTGCTCGGCCGGGCCGAGAGGGACCTCGACAACGCCCTGTCCCGCTACCGGGAGGCCGAGCAGCAGCGTCAGCGCAGCCGTCAGCTCCTCGACCAGCGGATGGCTCAGGTGCGCGCCCGGATCGCCAGCATCGACGAGTGGATCCAGAGCCGTCGCGGCGCCGTGGGGAACCGTGCCCGGATGCACATCGCCAACGCCTTGCGCCTCTGTGACGAGGCCGCGGCCCGGGCCGACGACGACCCCCAGCAGGCCGGCGCGCTGCTGAACCAGGCCGAGGCCGAGGGCGAGGAAGCCCTGCGTTCGGCCCAGGACGACGTGGACTCGTGGGGCCCGCCCGGCGGCAACACGTGGGGCACCCCGACCGGTGGTGGACGCCGGGGCCTGGACCCGACCTCTCTGATCCTCGGGGGCATCCTCAGCGGCGGTTTCGGCGGCGGCTGGGGCGGTGGCCGAGGAGGCGGCTGGGGCGGCTCGCAGGGCGGCTTCGGAGGGGGCGGCGGTGGCGGTGGCTTCGGCGGGGGTGGTGGCTTCTGA
- a CDS encoding PspA/IM30 family protein: MTQKTSILGRISQLAKANINALIDRAEDPEKMINQLVTDFTNSIAEAEEAVAQTIANTRMAEQDLQIDKDAAREWGHKAAAASAKADELRAASDTAGADKFDNLAKVALSRQIGYEREVKEGEPRIAQMNATVDQLKAGLTTMRTKLEDLQNRRSQLVARARAAEAQAQVQESMGAIDVMDPTSELSRFEDKIRTQEAMVQGRAEARATTLEDQFAELEDHGDDAEVEARLAALKGGAGG, translated from the coding sequence ATGACCCAGAAGACCAGCATCCTCGGACGCATCAGCCAGCTGGCCAAGGCCAACATCAACGCGTTGATCGACCGGGCCGAGGACCCAGAGAAGATGATCAACCAGCTCGTCACCGACTTCACCAACTCGATCGCCGAGGCGGAGGAGGCCGTTGCCCAGACCATCGCCAACACCCGTATGGCCGAGCAGGACCTGCAGATCGACAAGGACGCCGCGCGCGAGTGGGGCCACAAGGCCGCTGCCGCTTCGGCGAAGGCCGACGAGCTGCGCGCCGCGAGCGACACTGCCGGCGCCGACAAGTTCGACAACCTCGCCAAGGTGGCCCTGTCGCGACAGATCGGCTACGAGCGCGAGGTCAAGGAGGGCGAGCCGCGCATCGCCCAGATGAACGCGACGGTCGACCAGCTCAAGGCCGGCCTGACGACCATGCGCACCAAGCTCGAGGACCTGCAGAACCGGAGGTCCCAGCTCGTCGCCCGGGCCCGGGCTGCGGAGGCCCAGGCGCAGGTGCAGGAGTCGATGGGGGCCATCGACGTCATGGACCCGACGAGCGAGCTGTCGCGCTTCGAGGACAAGATCCGCACGCAGGAGGCGATGGTGCAGGGCCGCGCCGAGGCCCGCGCCACGACGCTCGAGGACCAGTTCGCCGAGCTCGAGGACCACGGCGACGACGCCGAGGTCGAGGCCCGGCTCGCCGCCCTCAAGGGCGGGGCCGGCGGATGA
- a CDS encoding nucleoside/nucleotide kinase family protein, with amino-acid sequence MTPDVNRLLDRVERLCGQHRRRVVVGVAGPPGAGKTSLVLDLLAAAEDRPGLAGRVAHVPMDGFHLTNAELDRLGRRDRKGAPDTFDAHAYAAVLAAVRDPARPVVTAPSFDHAEGEPVPDSITVPAGADVVLTEGNYLLLDGGPWRAVRALLDEVWFCALADDVRRDRLVARHVAAGREPDDAVEWVHRSDEANAVLVAAGAAAADVVLRDGRILPSA; translated from the coding sequence ATGACCCCCGACGTCAACCGCCTCCTCGACCGCGTCGAACGCCTGTGCGGACAGCACCGCCGCCGCGTGGTCGTCGGGGTCGCGGGGCCGCCGGGGGCCGGTAAGACCTCGCTCGTCCTCGACCTGCTCGCCGCCGCCGAGGACCGGCCCGGCCTCGCCGGCCGCGTGGCGCACGTGCCCATGGACGGCTTCCACCTGACCAACGCCGAGCTCGACCGGCTCGGGAGGCGTGACCGCAAGGGCGCCCCCGACACCTTCGACGCCCACGCGTATGCCGCGGTGCTGGCCGCCGTCCGCGACCCTGCTCGCCCGGTGGTCACCGCGCCGAGCTTCGACCACGCGGAGGGCGAGCCGGTGCCCGACTCGATCACGGTGCCGGCCGGCGCGGATGTCGTGCTGACCGAGGGCAACTACCTGCTGCTCGACGGCGGCCCGTGGCGTGCGGTGCGGGCCCTGCTCGACGAGGTGTGGTTCTGCGCGCTGGCGGACGACGTGCGGCGCGACCGGCTGGTCGCCCGCCACGTGGCAGCCGGTCGTGAGCCGGACGACGCCGTGGAGTGGGTGCACCGCTCCGACGAGGCCAACGCCGTGCTCGTCGCCGCTGGGGCGGCCGCCGCGGACGTGGTGCTCCGCGACGGCCGCATCCTCCCTTCGGCCTAG
- a CDS encoding TSUP family transporter, producing the protein MPDPDLTTLALMAVAAFSAGWIDAVVGGGGLIQLPALLLGFPGATPAQLLATNKFGSIFGTATSSLTYVRRVRPDLRTALPMAAVAFLGAVGGALIGLHIPKSAFNPIILVMLVVVGAYTVARPKMGHETALRFDGHKHTVIAMLTGFCIGVYDGALGPGTGSFMVFALVGLMGYAFLEASAKAKIANFATNLGALVVFIPGGHVMWKVGAVMAVMNLAGGYTGARTAVAKGSAFVRIVFIIVLVAFIIRIGGSVLGVWS; encoded by the coding sequence GTGCCGGATCCCGACCTGACCACCTTGGCGCTGATGGCCGTGGCCGCCTTCAGCGCCGGCTGGATCGATGCGGTCGTCGGTGGCGGGGGGCTGATCCAGCTGCCCGCCCTGCTGCTCGGCTTCCCCGGTGCCACCCCGGCCCAGCTGCTCGCGACAAACAAGTTCGGGTCGATCTTCGGCACCGCGACCAGCTCGCTGACCTACGTGCGCCGGGTGCGGCCCGACCTGCGGACCGCCCTGCCCATGGCGGCCGTGGCCTTCCTCGGAGCGGTGGGCGGTGCTCTCATCGGGCTGCACATACCCAAGAGCGCGTTCAACCCGATCATCCTCGTCATGCTCGTCGTGGTCGGTGCCTACACCGTCGCCCGGCCGAAGATGGGCCACGAGACCGCGCTGCGGTTCGACGGCCACAAGCACACGGTCATCGCGATGCTGACCGGCTTCTGCATCGGCGTCTACGACGGCGCCCTCGGGCCCGGCACCGGCTCCTTCATGGTCTTCGCCCTGGTGGGCCTCATGGGCTACGCGTTCCTCGAGGCCAGCGCCAAGGCCAAGATCGCCAACTTCGCCACCAACCTCGGCGCGCTGGTCGTCTTCATCCCGGGCGGGCACGTCATGTGGAAGGTTGGTGCGGTGATGGCGGTGATGAACCTGGCCGGGGGCTACACCGGCGCCCGGACCGCGGTGGCCAAGGGCAGCGCGTTCGTGCGCATCGTCTTCATCATCGTGCTGGTCGCGTTCATCATCCGCATCGGCGGGTCGGTCCTCGGGGTCTGGTCCTGA
- a CDS encoding HAD family hydrolase translates to MSERTPAIEAVIFDWGGTLTPWHEVDLPQQWRVFAREVHGLAIEDTAMPAEDLAEADSLALRIHEAEERAWKRGRSTHESASIAAILEEAGVDPGHDRHHLALAAYRRFWEPHTHTDPQVRPLWEGLRDRGIRVGVLSNTIWTRAFHREVFQRDGVLHLLDGDVYSSEIHVVKPHPDAFRAACASVGVAPERSVYVGDRLFEDVHGPQQVGMRAIWIPHSDIPLDQQVSVDATPDAKAHELLDILDIVDGWLAELSR, encoded by the coding sequence GTGAGCGAGCGCACCCCGGCCATCGAGGCGGTCATCTTCGACTGGGGCGGCACGCTGACGCCCTGGCACGAGGTCGACCTGCCGCAGCAGTGGCGCGTCTTCGCCCGCGAGGTGCACGGCCTGGCCATCGAGGACACCGCGATGCCCGCCGAGGACCTCGCGGAGGCGGACAGCCTCGCCCTGCGCATCCACGAGGCGGAGGAGCGTGCCTGGAAGCGCGGCAGGTCCACGCACGAGAGCGCCTCGATCGCCGCCATCCTCGAGGAGGCCGGCGTCGACCCGGGGCACGACCGGCACCACCTGGCGCTCGCGGCATACCGGCGCTTCTGGGAGCCGCACACCCACACCGACCCGCAGGTGCGACCGTTGTGGGAGGGGCTGCGCGACCGCGGCATCCGCGTGGGCGTGCTCTCCAACACCATCTGGACCCGTGCCTTCCACCGCGAGGTGTTCCAGCGCGACGGCGTGTTGCACCTGCTCGACGGCGACGTGTACTCCTCCGAGATCCACGTGGTGAAGCCCCACCCGGACGCGTTCCGGGCCGCGTGCGCCTCCGTCGGGGTGGCTCCCGAGCGGTCGGTCTACGTCGGCGACCGGCTGTTCGAGGACGTCCACGGGCCGCAGCAGGTCGGCATGCGCGCCATCTGGATCCCGCACTCCGACATCCCGCTCGACCAGCAGGTGTCGGTCGACGCCACCCCCGACGCCAAGGCCCACGAGCTGCTCGACATCCTCGACATCGTCGACGGGTGGCTGGCGGAGCTGTCGCGGTAG
- a CDS encoding proline--tRNA ligase, which translates to MVLRMSALFLRTLREDPADAELPSHKLLVRAGYIRRVSPGIYTWLPLGLKVLRNVEQIVREEMDAIGAQELLFPALLPKEPFEATGRWEEYGDNIFRLKDRKDADYLLGPTHEEMFTLTVKDLFSSYKDLPLSLYQIQTKYRDEARPRAGLLRGREFVMKDSYSFDVDEAGLEKAYQLHREAYVRIFNRLGFHYVIVEAMAGAMGGSKSEEFLATAEHGEDTYVRCTSCGYAANVEAVRVPVPDALPYDDAPAAHVEDTPDTPTIETLVDHLNERFPRADRSWTAADTLKNVLVTLAYPDGHREPLAIGVPGDREIDEKRLEAQVAPAEVEAFDEKAFAENSALVKGYIGPGALGETGTAKVRYLLDPRVVEGTRWVTGANEPGKHVLDLVVGRDFTADGTIEAAEVRAGDECPSCGHVLETARGIEMGHIFQLGRKYAEALDLKVLDQNGRLVVVTMGSYGVGVSRAVAAVAEGNHDELGLVWPREISPADVHLVATGKDDEVFVRAAEIARALEGEGLEVIYDDRKGVSPGVKFKDSELIGVPTIVVVGRGLAEGKVEIKDRRTGERTEVAVDDVVATVAGAVRGAGE; encoded by the coding sequence GTGGTTCTGCGCATGTCCGCCCTGTTCCTGCGAACCCTTCGCGAGGACCCGGCCGATGCCGAGCTGCCGAGCCACAAGCTGCTGGTCCGGGCGGGCTACATCCGCCGCGTCAGCCCCGGCATCTACACCTGGCTGCCCCTCGGCCTGAAGGTCCTGCGCAACGTCGAGCAGATCGTCCGCGAGGAGATGGACGCCATCGGCGCCCAGGAGCTGCTCTTCCCCGCCCTGCTGCCGAAGGAGCCCTTCGAGGCGACCGGCCGCTGGGAGGAGTACGGCGACAACATCTTCCGCCTCAAGGACCGCAAGGACGCCGACTACCTGCTCGGACCGACCCACGAGGAGATGTTCACCCTCACGGTCAAGGACCTGTTCTCGTCCTACAAGGACCTGCCGCTGTCGCTGTACCAGATCCAGACGAAGTACCGCGACGAGGCGCGCCCCCGCGCCGGCCTTCTGCGCGGCCGCGAGTTCGTGATGAAGGACTCCTACTCCTTCGACGTCGACGAGGCCGGCTTGGAGAAGGCCTACCAGCTGCACCGCGAGGCCTACGTCCGCATCTTCAACCGCCTCGGCTTCCACTACGTCATCGTCGAGGCGATGGCGGGCGCCATGGGCGGCAGCAAGTCCGAGGAGTTCCTCGCCACCGCCGAGCACGGCGAGGACACCTACGTGCGCTGCACCAGCTGTGGGTATGCCGCGAACGTCGAGGCCGTGCGGGTGCCGGTGCCCGACGCGCTGCCGTACGACGACGCGCCTGCGGCGCACGTCGAGGACACCCCGGACACCCCGACGATCGAGACGCTGGTCGACCACCTCAACGAGCGCTTCCCGCGCGCGGACCGATCCTGGACCGCGGCCGACACCCTCAAGAACGTGCTCGTCACGCTCGCCTACCCCGACGGCCACCGCGAGCCGCTGGCCATCGGCGTGCCCGGTGACCGCGAGATCGACGAGAAGCGACTCGAGGCCCAGGTGGCCCCCGCCGAGGTCGAGGCCTTCGATGAGAAGGCGTTCGCCGAGAACTCGGCGCTGGTCAAGGGCTACATCGGGCCCGGTGCGCTCGGCGAGACCGGCACCGCCAAGGTGCGCTACCTCCTCGACCCGCGCGTCGTCGAGGGCACCCGCTGGGTCACCGGCGCCAACGAGCCCGGCAAGCACGTCCTCGACCTGGTGGTCGGCCGCGACTTCACCGCTGACGGCACCATCGAGGCCGCCGAGGTGCGCGCGGGCGACGAGTGCCCCAGCTGCGGGCACGTGCTCGAGACCGCCCGCGGCATCGAGATGGGCCACATCTTCCAGCTGGGCCGGAAGTACGCCGAGGCGCTCGACCTGAAGGTGCTCGACCAGAACGGCAGGCTCGTCGTCGTGACGATGGGCTCCTACGGGGTCGGGGTCTCGCGCGCGGTGGCCGCCGTCGCCGAGGGCAACCACGACGAGCTCGGCCTGGTCTGGCCCCGCGAGATCAGCCCCGCCGACGTCCACCTCGTGGCCACCGGCAAGGACGACGAGGTCTTCGTCAGGGCCGCCGAGATCGCCCGGGCCCTCGAGGGCGAGGGGCTCGAGGTCATCTACGACGACCGCAAGGGCGTCAGCCCGGGCGTGAAGTTCAAGGACTCCGAGCTCATCGGCGTGCCGACCATCGTCGTCGTCGGCCGCGGCCTCGCCGAGGGCAAGGTCGAGATCAAGGACCGCCGCACCGGCGAGCGCACCGAGGTGGCCGTCGACGACGTCGTGGCGACGGTGGCCGGAGCCGTCCGCGGAGCGGGGGAGTGA
- a CDS encoding MauE/DoxX family redox-associated membrane protein yields MSADLPDLVRTTEPPALTRDIAGLAGLFLVSGVTHLVKPDVFEPLVPRALPTRRGLVYASGVAELVCAAGLLHPRTRRAAGWASAALLLAVFPGNVQMSVSHGRRAASRDDTTAKATFAATLARLPLQVPLIRAALRAAGRF; encoded by the coding sequence ATGAGCGCTGACCTCCCCGACCTGGTCCGGACCACGGAGCCCCCGGCCCTCACGAGGGACATCGCCGGCCTGGCGGGGCTGTTCCTCGTCTCGGGAGTCACGCATCTGGTCAAGCCCGACGTCTTCGAGCCGCTCGTGCCCCGAGCCCTGCCGACCCGGCGCGGGCTTGTCTACGCCTCCGGCGTCGCGGAGCTCGTCTGCGCCGCCGGTCTGCTCCACCCCCGCACGCGCCGCGCCGCGGGCTGGGCGAGCGCCGCACTGCTGCTCGCGGTGTTTCCCGGCAACGTCCAGATGAGCGTCAGCCACGGGAGGCGAGCGGCGAGCCGCGACGACACGACCGCCAAGGCGACCTTCGCGGCGACCCTCGCCCGGCTGCCGCTGCAGGTCCCCCTGATCCGCGCAGCCCTGCGCGCTGCCGGCAGGTTCTGA
- a CDS encoding GNAT family N-acetyltransferase — protein MLRTKSPVQALTTADRDDALELCSRDLAANVFVAARILEGVLSSQPGTLLGYREDGRLQSLCWASANLVPVAADADSIPAFAERVRRWRRHCASLLGPTEQVNELWRLLSPSWGPARAVRPHQPLMSTMERPSELGVPLDPRVRPASPDEVDLVLPAAAHMFTAEIGYAPYTGSGHAYRTSLLALIERQHTYVIVEDGEVVFKADIGSVALGCAQIQGVWLAPRLRGQGIAVPAMAAVVEQVMDARAPWVTLYVNDFNTSARATYAHVGFEDVGSFTTVLL, from the coding sequence GTGCTGCGCACCAAGTCGCCTGTGCAGGCGCTGACCACAGCCGACCGCGACGACGCGCTCGAGCTCTGCAGCCGTGACCTCGCCGCCAACGTCTTCGTGGCGGCGCGCATCCTCGAAGGGGTGCTCAGCAGCCAGCCCGGCACGCTCCTCGGCTACCGGGAGGACGGTCGGCTCCAGTCGCTGTGCTGGGCCAGCGCCAACCTCGTGCCCGTCGCCGCCGACGCCGACAGCATCCCCGCCTTCGCCGAGCGTGTGCGCCGCTGGCGCCGCCACTGCGCCTCCCTGCTCGGCCCCACCGAGCAGGTGAACGAGCTGTGGCGGCTGCTGTCGCCGTCCTGGGGCCCGGCCCGCGCCGTGCGACCGCACCAGCCCCTGATGAGCACCATGGAGCGACCCTCCGAGCTCGGCGTGCCGCTCGACCCCAGGGTGCGGCCGGCCAGCCCCGACGAGGTCGACCTCGTCCTGCCCGCCGCGGCCCACATGTTCACCGCCGAGATCGGCTACGCGCCCTACACCGGCAGCGGGCACGCCTACCGCACGTCGCTCCTCGCGCTCATCGAGCGGCAGCACACCTACGTGATCGTCGAGGACGGCGAGGTCGTCTTCAAGGCCGACATCGGCTCCGTGGCGCTGGGCTGCGCTCAGATCCAGGGCGTGTGGCTGGCCCCTCGCCTGCGCGGCCAGGGGATCGCGGTGCCGGCCATGGCAGCCGTGGTGGAGCAGGTCATGGACGCGCGTGCGCCGTGGGTCACGCTCTACGTCAACGACTTCAACACCAGCGCCCGGGCCACCTACGCCCATGTGGGTTTCGAGGACGTCGGCTCCTTCACCACCGTCCTGCTCTGA